The following coding sequences lie in one Onychomys torridus chromosome X, mOncTor1.1, whole genome shotgun sequence genomic window:
- the CXHXorf38 gene encoding uncharacterized protein CXorf38 homolog isoform X2: MPRGLADKRGPEECDAVALLSLINSCDHFMVDRKKVTEVIRCRNEIMHSSEMKVSSTWLQDFQIKIQNFLNEFKNIPEIVAVYSRIEQLLTSDWAVHIPEEDERDGCEFETGSYLSVSQIHEIETELLKEKLQEMYLQAATEEVLPEEISNRLDVVKAFLENNTDLRNGLTEDVQKLDSLHLQHQKQTSKDAERQLPERKP; the protein is encoded by the exons ATGCCTCGAGGACTGGCAGACAAACGAGGACCTGAGGAATGTGATGCAGTTGCTCTATTGAGTCTCATCAACTCCTGCGATCACTTCATGGTTGACCGGAAGAAAGTCACAGAG gtAATTCGGTGTCGGAACGAGATAATGCACTCTTCAGAGATGAAAGTATCTTCTACGTGGCTTCAAGATTTTCAGATAAAGATCCAAAATTTTCTCAATGAATTCAAGAATATTCCAGAGATTGTAGCAGTATATTCCAGAATAGAACAG CTGCTGACATCTGACTGGGCTGTTCACATTCCTGAGGAGGATGAAAGAGATGGGTGTGAATTTGAAACAGGAAGTTACTTGAGTGTGAGCCAAATCCATGAAATTGAAACGGAATTGTTGAAGGAAAAACTGCAAGAGATGTATCTTCAAGCAGCCACAGAAGAGGTGTTGCCAGAAGAG ATCTCAAATCGACTGGATGTGGTAAAAGCATTTCTGGAAAACAACACAGATCTCAGAAATGGCCTTACAGAAGATGTGCAGAAGCTAGACAGCCTCCATCTCCAGCATCAGAAACAGACTTCAAAGGATGCTGAGAGACAGCTACCTGAAAGGAAGCCTTGA
- the CXHXorf38 gene encoding uncharacterized protein CXorf38 homolog isoform X1 has translation MVLSELAARLNCTEYKNWVKAGHCLLLLRGCLQGFVGREVLSFHRGLLAAVPGLGPHATCRGGSRCSPRARQFQPHCQVCTEWKREILRHHVNRNGDVHWGNCRPGLWPVDAWEVAKAFMPRGLADKRGPEECDAVALLSLINSCDHFMVDRKKVTEVIRCRNEIMHSSEMKVSSTWLQDFQIKIQNFLNEFKNIPEIVAVYSRIEQLLTSDWAVHIPEEDERDGCEFETGSYLSVSQIHEIETELLKEKLQEMYLQAATEEVLPEEISNRLDVVKAFLENNTDLRNGLTEDVQKLDSLHLQHQKQTSKDAERQLPERKP, from the exons ATGGTGTTGTCGGAGCTGGCGGCGCGCCTTAATTGCACTGAGTACAAAAACTGGGTGAAGGCAGGACACTGCCTGCTACTGCTGCGCGGCTGCCTGCAGGGCTTCGTCGGCCGCGAGGTGCTCTCCTTCCATCGCGGACTGCTCGCTGCAGTTCCCGGCCTTGGTCCCCACGCCACCTGCCGCGGCGGCTCCCGGTGCAGCCCGCGCGCTCGCCAG TTTCAGCCTCACTGTCAAGTGTGCACAGAGTGGAAACGCGAGATCTTGAGGCATCATGTCAACAGAAATGGAGACGTGCACTGGGGAAACTGCCGGCCTGGCCTCTGGCCCGTGGACGCTTGGGAGGTAGCCAAG GCCTTCATGCCTCGAGGACTGGCAGACAAACGAGGACCTGAGGAATGTGATGCAGTTGCTCTATTGAGTCTCATCAACTCCTGCGATCACTTCATGGTTGACCGGAAGAAAGTCACAGAG gtAATTCGGTGTCGGAACGAGATAATGCACTCTTCAGAGATGAAAGTATCTTCTACGTGGCTTCAAGATTTTCAGATAAAGATCCAAAATTTTCTCAATGAATTCAAGAATATTCCAGAGATTGTAGCAGTATATTCCAGAATAGAACAG CTGCTGACATCTGACTGGGCTGTTCACATTCCTGAGGAGGATGAAAGAGATGGGTGTGAATTTGAAACAGGAAGTTACTTGAGTGTGAGCCAAATCCATGAAATTGAAACGGAATTGTTGAAGGAAAAACTGCAAGAGATGTATCTTCAAGCAGCCACAGAAGAGGTGTTGCCAGAAGAG ATCTCAAATCGACTGGATGTGGTAAAAGCATTTCTGGAAAACAACACAGATCTCAGAAATGGCCTTACAGAAGATGTGCAGAAGCTAGACAGCCTCCATCTCCAGCATCAGAAACAGACTTCAAAGGATGCTGAGAGACAGCTACCTGAAAGGAAGCCTTGA